The window AGAAGGATTTGGTTATGAAACCACTAAATTGGGAGAACTTGTTTTTTCCACAGGTATGGGTGGTTATACTGAATCATTAACAGATCCTTCTTTTAAGGGAGAAATTCTGATGTCCACTTATCCATTGGAAGGAAATCATGGGGTAAGTGAAGATTGGTATCAATCTGATAAGATTCAGGTTGAAGGTTTTGTTTGTCGTGAGGTTTGTCGTGAAGTTTCTAATTTTGGACCTCAGAAAACTTTGGATGACTTTTTAAAAGAATTTGAAACACCTGGAATCAGTGGAATCGATACACGTGACTTAACTTTAAAGATTCGTGAAAGAGGTTCTCTTAAAGCAGCAATAACAACTGAGGACATTCCAGATGATAAGTTACTTGAAATGGCTCGTTCACAACCAAGCATTGAAGATTTTGATGTTGTTCCAAAAGTTTCTACAAAAGAAATCAAAGTATTCAATGAGGATGCAGACAAACGAGTTGCATTAATTGACTGTGGTGTTAAAAAGAATATTATTAATTCATTTTTGGAAAGGGATATTGGAATAATTTTATTCCCTTATGATACTGATTATAAAACAATATTGGATTACTCTCCTAATGGATTGATGATTACTTCAGGACCTGGAAATCCGGATAGGGTAACTGAAACCATTGAAACT of the uncultured Methanobrevibacter sp. genome contains:
- the carA gene encoding glutamine-hydrolyzing carbamoyl-phosphate synthase small subunit produces the protein MVKIAKLALEDGTVLKGEGFGYETTKLGELVFSTGMGGYTESLTDPSFKGEILMSTYPLEGNHGVSEDWYQSDKIQVEGFVCREVCREVSNFGPQKTLDDFLKEFETPGISGIDTRDLTLKIRERGSLKAAITTEDIPDDKLLEMARSQPSIEDFDVVPKVSTKEIKVFNEDADKRVALIDCGVKKNIINSFLERDIGIILFPYDTDYKTILDYSPNGLMITSGPGNPDRVTETIETMKKLSNRLPIFGICMGQQLIAKSFGAKSYKMKFGHRGENQPVKDLNTGKVYITSQNHGFTIDKESLKETDLVLTHVNLNDGTPEGISHKELPLHCIQYHPEAGPGPNDTRSVFDEFNKMMDDY